A part of Dermacentor variabilis isolate Ectoservices chromosome 10, ASM5094787v1, whole genome shotgun sequence genomic DNA contains:
- the LOC142560420 gene encoding uncharacterized protein LOC142560420 → MVMIAAGENLRRKRKEESTRSHRRRHRSKERDERTKSKSSGSRGRGESNGEGEHRRKRKSRSRKRHRDGSRSSKEKSETNVAGSTYDLSGSPSRLFHFSISPVPVTRGTMPRPELTRSSEAELGSSTWLVDGNSSDSPQAVAPDMMSSLRKPFAPSRKDEKREVNVISASSQLSNKRSKRSSKRSSKKKKTSRAEKEAEKEEPNQLPADGAISPPSGQESGTTSPQQMSEPRSKHKSKSKSKSKRKSREDKGREAGKDGEKSPNDKQKRRKSKRKSKRKSKRKSKRTSREDKKSKADESPAEESPNVAESRRGHSHRSHKGREGAMCPGSPPSGETSPAESRNRTRPTSPAGPAGDVSPGSPPGRISPAGLQSPSSETPTSQESSLSPKSSRKKSRHHRHGKKHRRKKHKRNGSPRHKSRSRVSKRSRSKHRRSKSSRSKKGKDRSPRSGEISSFTPESTVSGGSKRQERSGSRRSRSRSRSRSHRSGRSSHGSKRKSRSKDRSLSPERSRERSTETSTKSPETSREDKIGRKRSRTRTKSRSRHSSRGRSSRKSRSRSQESKSRSTSRSEGSRRSRSKRSRESESISSSSPHRTTSDIRKHRGKKRHHRRRHRKGHGRSSHRKSHLHMTSGAGRGRKKRRDTVTESYASQSAPPYLCLLLSSVGVVLTMVTCVIMIYYVITCRKQLMATSHSVFSDATQPEYPDPEHEPIAPEVVPGTPEAMQVYYCTTDHCKREARYIGRLLSQRERPCDNFYKHVCNVWMSEHPAHALSTGSVVSRDTLLQDNIARQLVAVVGSARQRDIQVAANLYKACADRGRSAARSKEAIGALFSRWKIGKWPRTGAVEDVMAVWTFAAELNRDLNLATLVRAGVGTDPANVDATAIELSQPRCLYARIAKDNKEAEDLLVAAVREAATEIGDSGAATDAFGGQLWSACTLIAAACRSGYGDDSVTVVKFGQLKHLGLQTFLTVLLHGAIGSSDNVVLHSVRSFLRELQGVLHTVPPLDALNYLGFLAIVHVAPFLSDELRGLRYLFTEVRLGRTVGDTKDDSPLLCARLVEQALPGCFAKAAHMWRLSNGQQMSTREWLTQLESVFLRHVADFPWMSELSSLLIRYRFKRRALTQFGQSLGERRDDACAPLEDQMGAGDPLLFFANVSRRRQAQKFRELRGDSALLRRRAAGSEFSTEASFRRSLRVVHVPAALFNASVESNSSFFVFHLARVAVRFYRALVQLLHEDPYERDVPASFTDDSRAKLDALLDCFDGDAQSSLGASSTSPEALSQLRRAFLDGTSALLLAMKAFEELPPVRQIWKLDLRLAGLENSSAKQLFFIYFALDNCESTAPAFHKSSMSAEDRVNVPLKHIKEFAEAFHCKAQDPMAPPRHGSCSVMRGVHHEQPTRRREYREPDRSSPSGV, encoded by the coding sequence ATGGTGATGATTGCTGCGGGCGAGAATCTCCGCAGGAAGCGAAAAGAAGAGAGCACAAGATCGCACAGGAGGAGACATCGCTCGAAGGAGCGCGACGAAAGAACCAAGTCCAAGTCCTCCGGCAGTCGAGGGCGTGGCGAGAGTAACGGCGAAGGCGAACACCGACGCAAGAGGAAATCACGGTCGCGCAAGCGGCacagagatggcagcaggagtAGTAAGGAGAAGTCCGAGACGAACGTCGCAGGATCAACGTACGATCTCAGCGGCTCGCCGTCTCGACTCTTCCACTTCTCCATCAGCCCGGTGCCCGTGACGCGTGGCACCATGCCTCGGCCCGAGCTTACGCGATCCAGCGAAGCCGAGCTTGGATCGAGCACGTGGCTTGTGGATGGAAACTCTTCCGACAGCCCTCAAGCGGTCGCTCCGGACATGATGTCGTCGTTGCGGAAGCCCTTTGCGCCTTCGCGAAAGGACGAGAAACGCGAAGTCAACGTCATTTCCGCGTCATCACAACTTTCTAATAAAAGGTCTAAGCGCTCGTCTAAAAGATCCTCCAAGAAAAAGAAGACATCGAGGGCAGAGAAGgaagcagaaaaagaagagcCAAATCAGTTGCCGGCAGACGGCGCAATTTCACCACCCAGTGGGCAAGAAAGTGGCACCACGAGCCCACAACAAATGTCAGAACCGAGGTCGAAGCACAAGTCAAAGTCGAAGTCCAAGTCGAAGCGGAAGTCGAGAGAGGATAAAGGAAGAGAAGCGGGCAAGGATGGCGAGAAGAGTCCTAACGATAAACAGAAGCGCAGAAAGTCCAAGCGGAAGTCCAAGCGGAAGTCCAAGCGTAAGTCCAAGCGTACGTCTAGAGAAGATAAAAAAAGCAAAGCTGACGAGAGTCCAGCTGAGGAGAGTCCGAACGTCGCAGAGAGTCGCAGAGGCCACAGTCATCGCAGTCATAAGGGCCGAGAAGGGGCTATGTGTCCTGGAAGCCCACCAAGCGGCGAAACTAGCCCGGCCGAGTCGCGTAATCGTACAAGGCCTACGAGTCCTGCAGGTCCCGCAGGTGACGTCAGCCCAGGAAGCCCTCCTGGCAGGATCAGCCCAGCCGGCCTTCAGAGCCCGTCAAGTGAGACTCCGACAAGTCAGGAAAGTTCACTGAGCCCTAAATCCTCTAGGAAGAAGTCCCGACACCACAGGCATGGCAAGAAGCACAGACGCAAGAAGCACAAGCGAAATGGCTCTCCAAGACACAAAAGTCGTTCCAGGGTGTCCAAAAGAAGCCGTTCCAAACATCGACGTTCCAAAAGTAGCAGATCGAAGAAAGGAAAGGACAGAAGTCCGAGGAGTGGGGAAATTTCGAGCTTTACACCTGAAAGCACTGTATCTGGCGGCTCGAAGCGTCAAGAAAGAAGCGGGTCACGTAGGAGCCGATCCCGAAGCCGAAGTAGAAGCCATCGTAGTGGCAGGTCTAGCCACGGGTCGAAAAGGAAGAGCCGTAGTAAGGACAGGAGCTTAAGCCCTGAGCGAAGTCGCGAGAGGAGTACTGAGACGAGTACGAAGAGTCCAGAGACAAGTAGAGAAGACAAAATCGGGAGAAAGAGATCCCGTACTAGGACGAAATCGAGAAGCAGGCATAGTAGCCGAGGCAGAAGCAGTAGAAAATCGCGAAGTCGTAGCCAGGAATCAAAGAGCAGGAGCACATCAAGAAGTGAAGGCAGCCGCAGATCCAGAAGCAAGCGAAGCCGGGAGTCTGAAAGCATCAGCAGCAGTTCGCCGCACCGAACGACATCGGATATAAGGAAACACAGAGGAAAGAAAAGGCACCATCGACGCAGACACAGGAAAGGCCACGGCAGGTCGTCCCACCGGAAGTCTCATTTACACATGACCTCTGGAGCAGGGAGAGGCCGGAAAAAGCGCAGAGACACCGTTACGGAGAGTTACGCGTCCCAGTCTGCGCCGCCCTACCTCTGTCTGCTGCTGTCGAGTGTGGGCGTCGTGCTGACCATGGTAACGTGCGTGATCATGATATATTACGTCATCACCTGCAGGAAACAACTGATGGCTACTAGCCATTCGGTTTTCAGCGATGCTACCCAACCCGAGTATCCCGACCCGGAGCACGAACCGATCGCCCCAGAAGTCGTCCCAGGCACGCCAGAAGCTATGCAGGTGTATTACTGCACGACAGACCATTGTAAGCGGGAGGCACGGTACATCGGGAGACTTCTTAGCCAACGAGAGCGGCCGTGTGATAACTTCTACAAGCACGTTTGCAACGTTTGGATGAGCGAGCATCCGGCGCACGCTTTAAGCACCGGGTCGGTGGTCTCGCGAGACACGCTGCTCCAGGATAACATCGCGCGCCAGCTTGTCGCCGTTGTCGGCAGCGCGAGACAGCGAGACATCCAAGTAGCGGCGAACCTTTACAAGGCCTGTGCCGACAGAGGTCGCAGCGCCGCTAGATCCAAGGAGGCGATCGGCGCTCTGTTCTCCCGGTGGAAGATAGGGAAGTGGCCTAGAACCGGCGCAGTTGAGGACGTAATGGCGGTGTGGACCTTCGCTGCTGAACTGAACCGAGACTTGAATCTGGCAACACTCGTACGTGCCGGCGTCGGTACCGACCCGGCCAATGTGGACGCCACAGCTATTGAGCTATCCCAACCTCGCTGCCTCTACGCTCGCATCGCCAAAGACAATAAAGAAGCCGAGGATCTTCTGGTCGCAGCTGTGCGCGAAGCTGCCACTGAAATCGGCGACTCGGGCGCGGCTACCGACGCCTTTGGGGGCCAACTATGGTCAGCGTGCACTCTCATCGCAGCCGCGTGCCGCAGTGGTTACGGGGACGACAGCGTCACCGTCGTCAAGTTCGGACAGCTGAAACATTTGGGGTTACAGACGTTCCTGACCGTCCTGCTGCACGGCGCCATAGGCAGCTCCGACAACGTGGTCCTCCACTCGGTCCGCAGTTTCCTGCGAGAACTGCAGGGAGTCCTGCACACGGTGCCGCCTCTGGACGCGCTAAACTATCTGGGTTTCCTCGCTATCGTCCACGTGGCGCCGTTCCTCTCCGACGAGCTGCGAGGCCTACGATACCTGTTCACCGAGGTCCGCCTCGGCCGCACGGTCGGCGACACCAAGGACGACAGCCCCTTGCTTTGCGCTCGGCTCGTCGAACAGGCTCTGCCGGGCTGCTTTGCGAAGGCGGCGCATATGTGGCGCCTGTCAAATGGCCAGCAGATGTCGACGCGAGAGTGGCTGACTCAGTTGGAATCGGTCTTCCTGAGGCACGTCGCCGACTTCCCCTGGATGAGCGAGCTGTCGTCGCTGTTGATTCGCTACCGCTTCAAGCGACGCGCCCTGACGCAGTTCGGCCAGTCTCTCGGCGAGCGGCGAGACGACGCTTGCGCTCCCCTGGAAGACCAGATGGGCGCCGGCGACCCTCTGCTGTTCTTCGCCAACGTCTCTCGGCGTCGGCAAGCCCAGAAGTTCCGGGAACTGCGCGGCGACAGCGCGCTGCTCAGGCGCCGCGCCGCCGGTTCGGAGTTCTCCACCGAGGCTTCGTTCCGCCGCTCGCTGCGGGTGGTCCACGTGCCGGCGGCGCTGTTCAACGCGTCCGTGGAGAGCAACAGCTCGTTCTTCGTGTTCCACCTCGCGCGCGTGGCCGTTCGGTTCTACCGGGCTCTGGTGCAGCTGCTGCACGAGGACCCGTACGAACGGGACGTGCCGGCGAGCTTCACCGACGACTCTCGGGCCAAACTGGACGCTCTGCTAGACTGCTTCGACGGGGACGCCCAGTCGAGCCTCGGCGCCTCCTCCACCTCGCCGGAGGCCCTCTCGCAGCTGCGCCGGGCTTTCCTCGACGGCACGTCCGCGCTGCTGTTGGCGATGAAGGCGTTTGAAGAGCTCCCTCCCGTGAGGCAAATCTGGAAGCTCGACCTCCGGCTCGCCGGCCTGGAGAACTCGTCCGCGAAGCAGTTGTTCTTCATCTACTTCGCGCTGGACAACTGCGAGTCGACGGCCCCCGCTTTCCACAAGTCATCGATGTCCGCGGAAGACAGGGTCAACGTGCCGCTCAAGCACATCAAGGAGTTCGCCGAGGCCTTCCACTGCAAGGCCCAGGATCCCATGGCGCCGCCTAGGCACGGCTCGTGCTCCGTGATGCGTGGCGTCCACCACGAGCAACCGACGCGGCGCCGGGAGTATCGGGAGCCAGACCGATCGTCTCCTTCCGGGGTTTAG
- the LOC142560431 gene encoding uncharacterized protein LOC142560431, giving the protein MVVAGVVQSVELLQLRQWLHNAMVTAVADAVSANHGSGTETTPVVVKKVEDLAFAGVSTSAFGDAIEAKTPYARNSSVLESRLLKSALASVWKHMAVPNLFLWTSWNVLEQVAPFVEPSLAGSTGSATGQAFAFYCLHMVAHVMEPALAALVYVVTDEDRAEITAMTNAIASCLSNK; this is encoded by the exons ATGGTCGTCGCAGGCGTGGTTCAGAGTGTCGAGTTGTTGCAGCTGAGGCAGTGGCTGCACAACGCCATGGTGACGGCGGTTGCCGACGCGGTGTCCGCGAACCACGGCAGTGGCACCGAGACAACGCCCGTGGTCGTTAAGAAG GTCGAGGACCTGGCGTTCGCCGGCGTCAGCACCAGCGCCTTCGGAGACGCGATCGAGGCCAAGACTCCGTACGCGAGGAACTCCAGCGTGCTGGAATCGCGCCTTCTCAAGTCCGCGTTGGCGTCGGTGTGGAAGCACATGGCCGTGCCAAACCTGTTCCTGTGGACCAGCTGGAACGTGCTCGAGCAGGTCGCCCCGTTCGTGGAGCCATCGTTGGCGGGTTCTACCGG GTCGGCGACCGGACAGGCGTTCGCTTTCTACTGCCTGCACATGGTAGCGCACGTCATGGAACCAGCTCTGGCTGCTCTGGTTTACGTGGTAACGGATGAGGATCGCGCCGAGATCACCGCCATGACGAATGCGATAGCCAGCTGCCTCAGCAATAAGTGA
- the LOC142560433 gene encoding uncharacterized protein LOC142560433 isoform X1: MASCCCAGAEKRSAACNGSISLKLLQYCSSQGSKKVWWKLLPKFRPEKTASIKGYTPLISTTGDEQHIERPRLKLALSRKLVLHNFAAALCCTAASLSLQAFGVKNNFHQEEVQDE, from the exons atg gcaagttgctgttgtgctggagctgagaagaggtctgctgcctgcaatgggtccatctctctcaagttattgcagtattgtagctctcaag gttcaaaaaaagtatggtggaagctgttgccaaagttccgaccagaaaagacagccagtataaaagggtacacgccactgatctctactacaggggatgaacagcacatcgagcgccctcgactgaagctggccttgtcccggaagttggtgcttcacaactttgcggcagcactttgttgcacgg cagcaagtttatccttgcaagcgtttggagtcaagaacaactttcaccaggaagaagtgcaagacgagtga
- the LOC142560433 gene encoding uncharacterized protein LOC142560433 isoform X2 encodes MASCCCAGAEKRSAACNGSISLKLLQYCSSQGSKKVWWKLLPKFRPEKTASIKGYTPLISTTGDEQHIERPRLKLALSRKLVLHNFAAALCCTACGDKVS; translated from the exons atg gcaagttgctgttgtgctggagctgagaagaggtctgctgcctgcaatgggtccatctctctcaagttattgcagtattgtagctctcaag gttcaaaaaaagtatggtggaagctgttgccaaagttccgaccagaaaagacagccagtataaaagggtacacgccactgatctctactacaggggatgaacagcacatcgagcgccctcgactgaagctggccttgtcccggaagttggtgcttcacaactttgcggcagcactttgttgcacgg cctgtggagacaaggtttcttag